In Numenius arquata chromosome 3, bNumArq3.hap1.1, whole genome shotgun sequence, one genomic interval encodes:
- the LMLN gene encoding leishmanolysin-like peptidase produces MAAEPGGGRSLPYRRYRPLLAAFAAVLLFSPCSFSSCHHRVPSGEEVVYRVSLKENHVLKRNVDQQLRIKIIYDRSVEDLLSEKRHLIKNKLFPQAISYLEKTFQVRKSSGTILLSRQCATNQYLRRKADPHRYCLGACAQHTRCGPVIVPEKHLQQCRVCNGSEWHCRPTGLPDQEGVRDADFVLYVSALTTERCGHENIIAYAAYCQLEAEMDRPIAGYANLCPNMISTQAQEFVGMLSTVKHEIIHALGFSAGLFAFYRDDDGKPLTTRYADGLPPFNESLGLYQWSNKVVHKAVRLWDVRGGKMLRHAVYLLITPRVVEEARKHFNCPILEGMELENQGGMGTELNHWEKRLLENEAMTGSHTQNRVFSRITLALMEDTGWYKANYSMAEKLDWGRNKGCDFVMKSCKFWIDQKRQKRQLISPYCDTLRSNPLQLTCRQDQRAVAVCNLQKFPKQLPQEYQYFDNLSGVPAEELPYYGGSVEIADYCPFSQEFSWHLSGEFQRSSDCRITENQPDPTKNYGAEKYGPNSVCLIQKSAFVMEQCRRKLSYPDWGSGCYQVSCSAQGLHVWVKDTAYLCSRSGQVLTVSIQMNGWVHVGNLICPACSDFCDSCPPERDPPASNLTRAAPIDLCSCSSCLVVTLWLLMANLIPLLTGLFLCA; encoded by the exons ATGGCCGCCGAGCCGGGCGGCGGGCGCTCATTGCCCTACCGCCGTTACCGGCCGCTGCTCGCCGCTTTTGCAGCCGTGCTGCTGTTCTCTCCCTGCTCGTTTTCCTCCTGTCACCACCGCGTGCCCAGCGGCGAGGAG GTTGTCTATCGAGTTTCTCTCAAGGAAAATCACGTCTTGAAGAGAAATGTGGATCAGCAGCTAAGAATCAAGATTATATATGACAGAAGTGTCGAGGA tttGCTATCTGAGAAAAGACACCTTATAAAG AACAAACTTTTCCCACAAGCTATATCTTATTTGGAGAAGACATTTCAAGTGCGCAAATCCTCGGGTACTATATTACTAAGCAG GCAGTGTGCAACAAACCAATATTTAAGGAGGAAAGCTGACCCTCACAGATACTGCCTAGGAGCCTGCGCCCAACATACAAGATGTGGGCCAGTTATAGTTCCTGAGAAACACCTCCAG CAATGCAGAGTGTGCAATGGGAGTGAGTGGCACTGCAGACCCACGGGCTTGCCTGACCAAGAAGGGGTTCGAGATGCTGACTTTGTACTTTACGTTAGTGCTCTCACCACTGAAAGGTGTGGCCATGAAAATATCATTGCATATGCAGCCTACTGCCAGCTGGAAGCTGAAATGGACAG GCCAATAGCTGGATATGCAAACTTGTGTCCAAATATGATTTCAACACAAGCTCAGGAATTCGTTGGCATGTTGTCTACGGTGAAACATGAGATTATCCATGCACTG GGTTTCTCTGCTGGACTATTTGCGTTTTACCGTGATGATGATGGAAAACCTTTGACAACAAGATATGCAGATGGACTCCCTCCTTTTaatgaaag TCTAGGTTTGTATCAGTGGAGCAATAAAGTCGTTCATAAAGCAGTGAGGCTGTGGGACGTCCGTGGTGGCAAAATGCTGCGCCACGCTGTTTATCTTCTGATAACACCTCGCGTAGTT gaagaAGCTCGAAAACATTTTAATTGTCCAATTCTAGAGGGAATGGAGCTTGAAAATCAAGGTGGCATGGGTACTGAGCTCAATCACTGGGAGAAGAGATTGTTGGAG AATGAAGCAATGACGGGATCCCATACACAGAACCGAGTCTTTTCCAGGATCACCTTAGCATTAATGGAAGACACAGG CTGGTATAAAGCAAATTACAGCATGGCAGAGAAATTAGATTGGGGACGTAATAAAGGCTGTGACTTTGTAATGAAGAGCTGTAAATTCTGGATTGACCAAAAGAGACAAAA gaggcaATTAATCAGTCCATACTGCGACACTTTGAGGAGTAATCCTTTGCAGTTAACCTGCAGACAGGACCAAAGAGCAGTAGCAGTGTGCAACTTGCAGAAGTTTCCAAAGCAGTTACCTCAGGAATATCAG tatttcgACAATCTTAGTGGAGTACCAGCAGAAGAACTGCCTTATTATGGTGGCTCAGTAGAAATTGCTGACTATTGTCCCTTTAGTCAAGAATTTAGTTGGCATTTAAGTGGTGAATTTCAACGCAGCTCAGACTGTAGAATAACTGAAAACCAACCAG ATCCTACCAAAAACTATGGTGCAGAGAAATACGGACCAAACTCTGTATGTCTTATTCAGAAATCTGCTTTTGTCATGGAACAGTGCAGGAGGAAACTCAGTTATCCTGACTGGGGTAGTGGATGTTACCAA gTTTCTTGTTCTGCACAAGGGCTGCACGTTTGGGTGAAGGACACCGCGTACTTGTGCAGCCGCTCGGGTCAGGTTTTAACTGTGAGCATTCAGATGAATGGTTGGGTACACGTTGGGAATCTGATTTGCCCGGCCTGTTCCGACTTCTGTGACTCCTGTCCCCCAGAGCGGGATCCTCCGGCTTCTAACTTAACAAGAGCTGCACCAATTG acttATGCTCCTGCTCGTCTTGCCTGGTTGTAACCCTTTGGCTATTGATGGCTAACTTAATTCCCCTGCTAACAGGGTTATTTCTCTGCGCATAG
- the LOC141462822 gene encoding glycerol-3-phosphate dehydrogenase [NAD(+)], cytoplasmic-like isoform X2, with the protein MSPLRVCIIGSGNWGSAIARIIGKNVQKSNRFDPTVKMWVFEEMINGRKLSEIINQEHENVKYLPGYKIPKNVVAVPDVVEAASGADILVFVLPHQFIGRICEQIAGQIKPGTFGISLIKGIDEGPEGLKLISDLIREKLKIEISVLMGANIAKEVADEKFCETTIGCKNEKQGEIFKELMQTPNFRITVVLDSDTVEICGALKNIVAVGAGFCDGLNFGDNTKAAIIRLGLMEMVAFAKMFCRGPVSIATFLESCGVADLITTCYGGRNRKVAEAFARTGKSIEELENEMLNGQKLQGPQTSAEVYKILKQKNMLDKFPLFTTIYKICYEGQSIQEFIACLQNHPEHM; encoded by the exons ATGTCGCCGCTCCGCGTCTGCATCATCGGCTCGGGGAACTG gggatcAGCCATAGCAAGAATCATTGGCAAAAATGTCCAGAAGTCCAACAGATTTGATCCTACTGTCAAGATGTGGGTATTTGAAGAGATGATCAATGGAAGAAAACTCTCAGAAATAATCAACCAGGAacatgaaaatgttaaatatctGCCTGGATACAAAATACCCAAAAATGTg GTGGCTGTACCGGATGTGGTCGAAGCAGCAAGTGGGGCAGATATTTTGGTGTTTGTTCTGCCACACCAATTCATTGGCCGAATCTGCGAGCAGATCGCAGGCCAGATAAAACCCGGGACATTCGGGATTTCCCTGATCAAG GGGATTGATGAGGGTCCTGAAGGCCTGAAGCTCATATCTGACCTCATTcgagagaaactgaaaatagaaatcaGCGTGCTCATGGGGGCCAACATCGCCAAAGAAGTGGCCGATGAGAAGTTCTGTGAAACCACCATTG GGTGCAAAAACGAAAAACAAGGGGAAATCTTTAAAGAATTAATGCAGACCCCCAATTTCAGGATTACTGTGGTGCTTGACTCTGATACAGTGGAGATTTGTGGAGCCTTAAAA AACATCGTAGCAGTGGGAGCTGGGTTCTGCGATGGACTGAATTTTGGCGATAATACGAAGGCAGCAATTATACGTTTGGGCCTTATGGAAATGGTGGCCTTTGCCAAGATGTTCTGCAGGGGACCAGTATCAATAGCCACTTTCCTGGAGAGCTGCGGCGTCGCTGACCTAATCACTACCTGCTACGGGGGACGCAACAGAAAAGTAGCAGAAGCCTTTGCTCGCACAGGAAAA TCCATTGAGGAACTGGAAAATGAGATGCTGAACGGACAAAAGTTGCAAGGTCCTCAGACCTCAGCTGAAGTCTACAagattctgaaacagaaaaatatgcttGATAA GTTTCCATTATTTACGACCATCTACAAGATCTGCTACGAGGGTCAGTCGATCCAGGAGTTCATCGCGTGCCTGCAGAACCACCCAGAGCACATGTAG
- the LOC141462822 gene encoding glycerol-3-phosphate dehydrogenase 1-like protein isoform X1, with product MSPLRVCIIGSGNWGSAIARIIGKNVQKSNRFDPTVKMWVFEEMINGRKLSEIINQEHENVKYLPGYKIPKNQFIGRICEQIAGQIKPGTFGISLIKGIDEGPEGLKLISDLIREKLKIEISVLMGANIAKEVADEKFCETTIGCKNEKQGEIFKELMQTPNFRITVVLDSDTVEICGALKNIVAVGAGFCDGLNFGDNTKAAIIRLGLMEMVAFAKMFCRGPVSIATFLESCGVADLITTCYGGRNRKVAEAFARTGKSIEELENEMLNGQKLQGPQTSAEVYKILKQKNMLDKFPLFTTIYKICYEGQSIQEFIACLQNHPEHM from the exons ATGTCGCCGCTCCGCGTCTGCATCATCGGCTCGGGGAACTG gggatcAGCCATAGCAAGAATCATTGGCAAAAATGTCCAGAAGTCCAACAGATTTGATCCTACTGTCAAGATGTGGGTATTTGAAGAGATGATCAATGGAAGAAAACTCTCAGAAATAATCAACCAGGAacatgaaaatgttaaatatctGCCTGGATACAAAATACCCAAAA ACCAATTCATTGGCCGAATCTGCGAGCAGATCGCAGGCCAGATAAAACCCGGGACATTCGGGATTTCCCTGATCAAG GGGATTGATGAGGGTCCTGAAGGCCTGAAGCTCATATCTGACCTCATTcgagagaaactgaaaatagaaatcaGCGTGCTCATGGGGGCCAACATCGCCAAAGAAGTGGCCGATGAGAAGTTCTGTGAAACCACCATTG GGTGCAAAAACGAAAAACAAGGGGAAATCTTTAAAGAATTAATGCAGACCCCCAATTTCAGGATTACTGTGGTGCTTGACTCTGATACAGTGGAGATTTGTGGAGCCTTAAAA AACATCGTAGCAGTGGGAGCTGGGTTCTGCGATGGACTGAATTTTGGCGATAATACGAAGGCAGCAATTATACGTTTGGGCCTTATGGAAATGGTGGCCTTTGCCAAGATGTTCTGCAGGGGACCAGTATCAATAGCCACTTTCCTGGAGAGCTGCGGCGTCGCTGACCTAATCACTACCTGCTACGGGGGACGCAACAGAAAAGTAGCAGAAGCCTTTGCTCGCACAGGAAAA TCCATTGAGGAACTGGAAAATGAGATGCTGAACGGACAAAAGTTGCAAGGTCCTCAGACCTCAGCTGAAGTCTACAagattctgaaacagaaaaatatgcttGATAA GTTTCCATTATTTACGACCATCTACAAGATCTGCTACGAGGGTCAGTCGATCCAGGAGTTCATCGCGTGCCTGCAGAACCACCCAGAGCACATGTAG